The window ccaatcagagaacGAGGAAGGCGGGACCTCTACGTCTCCTCCTTATAAGGTAATTGGATAATTGATTACTTCCAGTTTTTAGACCTCCGTGATTGTTGTCACCAATAAAGTTACAcgacgacggagtattagggccaaactaagacaaaaaaaaagcaaattacgagaataaagtcataataatatgagaataaagtcgtaaaattacgagaataaagtcgtaatattaaatatattattaatataacttcacaagatgctcaatattcctcattttaacacagggagaagactgctcttcctgttattctcataatattacgactttattctcataatattacgactttattctcaaattacgactttattctcgtaatgttacgactttattctcataatattacaactttattctcataatattacgactttattctcgtaatgttacgactttattctcgtaatgttacgactttattctattacgactttattctcgcaacaccatgacttcattaattaattaattaatgacgtaattgtacgactttattctcattaaattattactttattctcgtaatttcccttttttttgtcttagtttggccctaatactcgtcgtAGTCGTATTATACAGTTATATTCAGAGTAACTTTAAATTCTGCACAAaaaccacacaaaaaaaaaacagcacaccTTTACTCTTACTGttcatgcacacacagacacgcctcAGGGTAGGTTgtggtgttgttgttttctagTTTTTGTGAAGTACTGTATATTAAGATGATTGTTAGAAAAGTAAAGAGTCTCCTTCTCACGTATATAAGTACTCAAGTACTTcagtagtgtggaagtattttggCACAGAAGTGGCACAGAACTGCGTCTTATCTCACAAAAACGATATAATATTACACAAATAACTAGGTACACACACAATAATAAAGCTTAAAAACGCAGTATTTGAAGGCCTGAAAAGTGTTCAGTACTTTAGTGTACTTAAAACcagaccaggggccggattcaccaatatgttcttaagaacgatcttaagaaatgtcttaagatctaaaattaagaagttcataagaaagttcctaaatgcaattcctcaatattttcttaagaactgtcttaagaactgtcatttcttacgaatttcttatttttattcttatttttcctacttaagaacttcttaaaatactgtatgtcattgcattgcacgcgccaacaaacaacatttatacaggtagtttgggtcttaaccgtcagtcactcactaaacatggagaaggagaaaaagagatgcaggaacttttcaaggttatggtggatgagattaatgtgcgaaaaaaaatactattggggaaaatgactaataattaactaccacgctaactaacatgctaacaagcagttaacaggctctttgtgtaattaattacaaagtatatcctcaaactatgacctactagtctaaacttgtctaaaatgtgttgaaaaagatgatattttttaagacaggtcaaagttgtcttaaagttaagaaaaaagtcaagaacaaatttgagaacttttatttcaagaataccatttattttatcaagttttttcttaagaagaaatttaagaagaaaattgagaaaatactacttttttggagaatatatatgacttttttcttcttaagactgaacttaaaaaaaaattgacacttaagaagattttttttcttaagaatgttttgtgaatccggccccagaaccagaactttgTGAAAAAGAAGAACACTTTGGAGCAGAACAACTCGATGAAAACCAAAATCCCAGAGGCCCATGGAGGAAGTGTGCATGTCTGTAACACCCTCTGGTGGCTAATGTAGGTAAATGTCATTAAAGACTACCCTTGTTGGCTGGCACAAATCATCGCAAAAATCATCAAGACTCCTTCAAGGCTTTTAATAGAAAGATCTTGGTTCAGCATTATTTGTGTTTTTCACAATCAGTTCATTGATCACGTCCAGCAGGTGAAGGCCACGTGGGGTCATCAATCTGAAACTGTTGCACAGCTACATTTTGAACGCTAATCAGCAACAGCAGTAATTAACTTCCTGACAGAGACTGAGGAGGCAGCAGATCCTCACCAGAGGAACCTCCAATAGTACAATGCATCAGAACCGCTGAGTTGAGGGTGTCTGGAGAAATGATATCATGTGATGGGTCCAACTTAGTCCAGATGAAAACTGCTGCCTTCACTGGCAAGAATGTGTTTATCCAACAGCACCACCCTCCCCTCACTCCATTATCCCTGTCCTCCTCAGTCATCGCCGCTGTCCTCAGCGTCTTCCTCTCTGGGTCTGTCTCCCGGTCCATCTCCTAGCCTGTCTCTGGGTCCCTCTAGTCCTTCTCCGGGACCATCTGGGTAGTCCAGGATGTGTTTGCTTGCCTGAAGGATGAACTGCTGCTGCTTGAAGTACACCTTCAACACACCTTTGATCAGAATGAAGGCGATGCCCCCCTGCAGAGACAGGAGGACAGGATGTGGACCAAAGACAGGAAATCATGTTTGATGACATGTACAGACCAAAAATAAGCAAACACTCTACAAATATTCAGACTCTAAACAAAAGCAACACATGTAATGAAACTTCATGATCCGACATATATGTTCACTCTGGTGAAAGAGGTCTGGGACGCCCCATTCACAGCCATTACCGGTACAGAATGTCACAAACTTATCTCATCAGGATGGAAGTGtacaacggagtattagggccaaaccaagaaaaaaaaaaaggaaattacgagaataaagtcataataatatgagaataatgttgtataattacgagaataaagtcataatattacgagaataaagtcgtaatagaataaagtcgtaatattatgagaataaagtcgtaatattacgagaataaagtcataatataacgagaataaagtcgtaacattacgagaataaagtcgtaatattacgagaataaagtcgtaacattacgagaataaagtcgtaatattacgagaataaagtcgtaacataacgagaataaagtcgtaatttatgagaataaagtcgtaatattatgaaaatatcaTTTATGAGAAAtcttaacaggaagagcatcttctccctgtgttaaaattaggaatattgagcatcttgtgaagttatatttatatatttataatatatttaatattacgactttattctcaaaatattacgactttattctcgtaatataacgactttattctcgtaattatacaactttattctcatattattacgactttattctcgtaatttcctttttttttgtcttggtttggccctaatactccgtcgtctCAACGAAACAGCAAACAGCAGCATCCAAGAGCAACTATTTAAACCAACTGAGAAAAATCCCTAGTAAAAACTTGGACCAAGAAGTTTTTATCGTAAAACAACCACATTCACCAGTGTGTGCAGCACCTTCACAGGGTCGCGGGAGAAGGAGGGAAATTTTTGTCTGCATCCTGCATCGTATTCTTTTTCACTCGCCAATAATTTAACAATGCTAAATTtgggaaatacaaaaaaatctaTTCGTTTTCAAAGAGAAGATGAAATAAGGCGCTACGTTATGTTCCAATTGAAGAAACAGTTGAATGAACACTGCTGGAGCCGCACCCTAATGTCTGGACAAGGAACTGGTCACAATTATTCAGTATGACGTGAACATGGAAAGAAAACACTGATGAAATTGGCATAAagtaatataaatatttttaacCGTTCCTTTTTGCCGCCCGTACTCATAAGCACAGGAGCCGCACTTCACTATTAGGGACGATAAAcggcagctggtgaggaagacccagatgcttccagcaggaggagctgcagcgtttttatttactgtactgatgCTGTACATGCAGCTGAATCTGTCTAGTTCAGaggttggcaacccaaaatgttgaaagagccatattggaccaaaaacacaaaaaacaaatatgtctggagccgcaaaaaatgaaaagtcttgtatcagccttagaatgaaggcaacacatgctgcatgtttctatattagttataactgggggaatattttttttttcattatgcactttgagaaaaaagtcgaaatgttgagaaaaaagtcgaaatgttgagaaaaaagtcgaaatttcaagattaatgttgaagtacaatttctagaaaaaagtcgaaatgttgagaagaaagtcaaaatttcgagaaaaaagtaaaaactttgagaaaaaagtcgaaatgtcaagaaaaaagtcgaaatgtcgagaaaaaagtcacattttcgagaaaaaagttgaaatgtcgagattaaaaaggaaaggaaaaaggaagaaaaagagaaaaaaaaggaaaaaaaagaagaaaaaggaaaaaaaagaagaaaaaaagagaaaaaaaggagaaaaaaaaggagaaaagggaaaaaaaaggtcaaatattttggaaaaagctccaggagccaccaggacggcgctaaagagccgacccctggtctagttaCATTGTTCAAACATTCACAGTCAACCAagtttccttcttttcctttggGCAGTATGTAAAGGCAGATGGAGTAAAATTGGTGGTCCACTTTTACTGAAATTTTGCAGAACACAACAACAGTTCTGCCATGCAAAAATGAAGACTGCTAAATTGTAAAATCATTAATTAGCAGATTATATGgcaatattttaatttacacattatgaaactttaattattttaatagaTTTTTTAAACCCACATAATTAATTTATCGAAAATTTCTCTTCAAGTTTTTTGAGTCCATCTAATAAGCTTAATCTGAGTCTCTGTAGTTGTTCTTGTACCAGCTTGATTTGTTCTGTGTCTTGCTGGAAGCGCAGGTTTACATAGAATGTAAATAGATGTCTGAGATCatcaaatattatttatttaacaaggtTTAAGCTTATTAAACTGTAGATGTACTTGATTTAGTTattgaatacaaaacaaaacaagactgtGTTAAAGTGTTAATTTTTGAATGGAACCCGGGCCAATTTTGTGCTGGGAAAATTGGGCCCAGAGATCAATAAGGTTAAGAGCCCCTTCTCTAGAGAACATCAAACAGACCATAAGTGCCAAGTCTTATACAGTTTGGGTACTGACATCACTAGATACACACCAAAAATTAACTTTGTGCCACACCCCCACATAAATCTGAAATGGATCATCCAATCAAAATTTCAGGGGTACTCACCAGAACTGTACGCTGTAGGTTGGAGGAAACCCGGCGGAAAAGCAAGCGACCCACCATGGTGGcgatggagggaaagatgagtGCTCCACACAGGGTCCTGGACACCGACAGGTGATCTGAACCAATATTGTCAGCAGGTGATCGGGGGAGGTAACCACTGCTGCCTGACAGTCATAAAACACAGAACAAGTTCCACCATAACAGGACATGTTACACTGGTGAACGTTACCAATTACCTCCTTGTGGTTCCTTATATTTATTGGTGTATTTTGCATAATATTGCACCATTATTGTACataatgtatatatgtgtgtatatgtagtCACACGTGACTTGTATGTGCTAGCATACCTGGAGGGAAGTAGCGGTATCTCTGCCACAGCCTGACCACATATTCCTCCCAGCGGACCATCTTTCCAAGCACCAGCAGGACTGGTATGGTGGGCAGGCCCATGAGGAGGAATATTGGGTCGGCCCGCTCCATCACATGCAGTCCTTTCTTATGTCCAACTACCTGGAGGCAGAAACATACAGGTTAAAGCAAGGGTCCATCCAGTTATAGTCCTGGAGGGCCCTGTCCTGCATATTTGAGATGTTCTCCTGCTCCAACACATCTGGATCAAATGGCTGGTTCATTAACAGACCTGTGCAGAGCTTGATCCTTTCATTTGAATGAGCTGTGTTGAcacaggaaaacatctaaaaggcAGTCCAGGTTCTATTCAGAGTCCAGTGCCTACACCTGCATGACAGTCACTGCTCCATAGGTGACCGCTGACCAGTACACCGTCCCCACCACCACTCCTACTGCAGCGAAAGGACTGACCCGAGACAGGGCTCGATCTACCTGCTGCAGGAAGTAGACCAGCGGACCTGAGGAGAACGTTTGAACAGATGTAGTTATCAAACAAAACGACTTTATATTGGTTCTGGATTCATCATAACAACTGTATGACACAATTTCACGCAGATGTGATTATCTAACCTATAATGTATTAATTActacagacacaataaacagatTTTACTGTGATTCAATTCCAATCAGATTTATTTATAAAAcagtctattacaatacaaactatctccaggatctttccagagaccagaacatgacccctgatcaATTACTActtaatggcaggtaaaaactcccctttaggagggaagaaaccttgagcaggacctggatcataaggggggaccctcctgctgaagacagttgggcagagcaggaaaggagagaacagacagagataatgaagaagagagaaaaggatAGAGACAggcacaatggctaactggtggaCAACTGAGACCACGATATAAACAGGtggagacagcagacactgaggtgttcAGAGGGggtcagtggatcatgttatgTCCCCCTTCAGCGTAGGTCTATAGCAACATATCTAAGATGAagctttagaccaggggtcggcaacccaaaatgttgaaagagccatattggaccaaaaacacaaaaaacaaatatgtctggagccgcaaaaaatgaaaagtcttgtataagccttagaatgaaggcaacacatgctgcatgtttctatattagttataactggagacgatttatttctcattatgcacttcgagaaaaaagtcaaaatgtcgagaaaaaagtttaaattttgagaaaaaagtcgaaattttgagaaagaaatcgaaattttgagaaaaaaagtcgaaatgtcgagattaatgttgaagtacaatcttgagaaaaaagtcgaaatgtcgagaaaaaagtcaagatttcgagaaaaaaatcgaaatgtcgagattaaaaagaaaaggaaaggaagaaagaagaaaaaaaggaaaaaaagaagaaaaagaataaaaaaaggaaaaaaaaggtccaacatttttgaaaaatctccaggagccaatagggcggcgctaaagagccgcatgcggctctggagccgcgggtggccgacccctgctttagacCTTTAGACCAGCTGCTCTAATCTGGATGAATAATAAGTTGTTCTTGCTATGTGAAAGGCTTTCTTATGTACTACTACAGACACAAGCCTCGTTGAACTGGAGTTAGAGTTTTAGGTCTTTCCATGAATAATATTCAGTGTTATTGTTAGTGTGGATTTGTGTGAAACTGAACGTCAGGTTGAAATAATCCCAACCGTGACAGGTCAGGACGCTCTGACCCACCCATCTTGGGGAAGACGACGTGGTACTCTGTGCCACACTGAGGACAGTTGACTCCTGCTCCACTGTTGGACTTCTGCTTCTCGTC of the Cololabis saira isolate AMF1-May2022 chromosome 11, fColSai1.1, whole genome shotgun sequence genome contains:
- the marchf5l gene encoding E3 ubiquitin-protein ligase MARCHF5 — encoded protein: MAATEENNEKHCWVCFATECDDRGAEWVRPCRCKGCTKWIHQSCLQRWLDEKQKSNSGAGVNCPQCGTEYHVVFPKMGPLVYFLQQVDRALSRVSPFAAVGVVVGTVYWSAVTYGAVTVMQVVGHKKGLHVMERADPIFLLMGLPTIPVLLVLGKMVRWEEYVVRLWQRYRYFPPGSSGYLPRSPADNIGSDHLSVSRTLCGALIFPSIATMVGRLLFRRVSSNLQRTVLGGIAFILIKGVLKVYFKQQQFILQASKHILDYPDGPGEGLEGPRDRLGDGPGDRPREEDAEDSGDD